One region of Desulforamulus hydrothermalis Lam5 = DSM 18033 genomic DNA includes:
- a CDS encoding pyridine nucleotide-disulfide oxidoreductase/dicluster-binding protein has product MDHKRIFEFEEKCIQEHPPACTAACPVHVDVKGFIREIKAGRFDEALNIYSKSVPFPGIIGRICDHPCQAACKRKEVGDAIAIAALEKACVQLVQASPPKVTAPSGKKQRVAVIGGGLSSLTVAFDLAKKGYRVTLFEAGSRLGGSIWEIPEVDLPPQVIDNDLAVLNNLGVIIHFNTRVGKDISFISVCDDYQAIYLGTGNAVWEFNLPLDEQGNLIIDPVTFAAGRQGIFAGGTLRSGGTYSPITSLSDGRRAAISIDRYLQGVSLTAARENEGPYLTRLFSSTKGVKPLPAVPMGNGRSFYSKHEAMQEAARCLQCQCLECVKVCQYMIHFKGYPKKFIRQINHNLKMIKGRHEANILINSCSLCGLCQQVCPEGLNLGELCQEARAEMVKKGKMPPSAHDFPIRDMEFSNGEQCVLSRHQPGHTSSSYLFFPGCQLSASAPEHVERSYAYLTERLTGGVGLMLRCCGAPAAWSGRTELFLAELQKIKDQWREMGRPRLILACSTCYQMFKKHLPDVEIISLWELYDQYGLPKVNSAHRPALVAVHDACTTRHERHVQETVRKILHQIGCRIEELPTSCDKTACCGFGGLLQFANRGLADEVMRRRINESSADYVAYCAICRDNFAAKGKKTYHLLDLIYGEADAAAPAKRGPGYSQRRENRVRLKNKMLKEVWGERVAAEKMSFEAINLIIPAAVNEVMEERLILVEDVQKVIEYAERTGNKLLIRNNGHVLACHRPVAITYWVEYTPQEDGFTIHNAYSHRMEVKGNH; this is encoded by the coding sequence ATGGATCATAAACGAATATTTGAATTTGAAGAAAAATGTATTCAGGAGCACCCACCGGCTTGCACCGCTGCCTGTCCCGTTCACGTAGATGTGAAAGGTTTCATACGGGAAATTAAGGCCGGGCGCTTTGATGAGGCATTAAATATATATAGTAAGTCAGTTCCCTTTCCTGGTATCATCGGTCGCATCTGTGACCATCCCTGCCAGGCTGCTTGCAAGCGTAAGGAAGTGGGTGACGCCATTGCTATCGCGGCCTTGGAGAAGGCCTGTGTTCAGCTGGTGCAAGCCAGCCCACCTAAAGTAACGGCTCCATCCGGTAAGAAACAGAGGGTGGCGGTAATAGGTGGTGGTCTTAGCAGTTTAACAGTTGCCTTTGACCTTGCTAAGAAGGGGTATCGGGTTACCCTGTTTGAGGCCGGAAGTAGATTGGGGGGAAGCATATGGGAGATTCCAGAGGTGGACTTACCGCCACAAGTTATAGACAATGATCTGGCGGTATTAAATAATCTTGGCGTAATAATTCATTTCAATACCAGAGTGGGAAAAGACATTTCCTTTATCTCTGTTTGTGACGACTATCAAGCCATCTACCTGGGAACAGGAAATGCTGTTTGGGAATTTAATCTGCCGTTAGATGAGCAAGGCAACTTAATAATTGACCCGGTGACCTTTGCCGCGGGGCGGCAGGGTATCTTTGCCGGTGGTACATTGAGAAGCGGGGGCACCTATTCGCCTATTACTTCTCTTTCAGATGGCAGGCGGGCGGCTATTTCAATAGACCGCTATTTGCAGGGAGTTTCACTAACTGCTGCCCGTGAGAATGAAGGGCCTTACCTGACCCGTCTTTTCAGCAGCACCAAGGGTGTAAAGCCCCTACCGGCAGTACCGATGGGAAACGGCAGGAGTTTTTACAGCAAACATGAAGCTATGCAGGAGGCTGCCAGATGCCTCCAGTGCCAGTGCTTAGAGTGTGTTAAGGTCTGCCAATACATGATTCATTTTAAGGGGTACCCAAAAAAATTTATACGGCAAATAAACCACAACCTTAAAATGATCAAGGGTAGGCATGAGGCTAACATCTTGATTAACTCATGCAGCCTGTGCGGACTCTGCCAGCAGGTTTGTCCGGAAGGTCTCAACCTGGGAGAACTTTGCCAGGAGGCCCGTGCCGAGATGGTAAAAAAAGGAAAGATGCCGCCATCGGCCCATGATTTTCCCATTAGAGATATGGAATTCAGCAATGGGGAACAATGTGTGTTAAGCCGCCATCAGCCGGGTCATACTTCCAGCAGCTATCTTTTCTTTCCGGGCTGCCAGTTAAGCGCATCCGCTCCTGAGCATGTAGAAAGATCCTATGCTTATTTAACCGAACGGCTTACGGGAGGGGTTGGCCTGATGTTGCGGTGCTGCGGCGCACCCGCAGCATGGTCAGGACGCACAGAGTTGTTTTTAGCAGAATTGCAAAAAATTAAGGACCAGTGGCGGGAAATGGGCAGACCGCGTCTGATTCTGGCCTGTTCCACCTGCTACCAAATGTTTAAGAAGCACCTGCCGGATGTTGAAATTATCAGCCTATGGGAACTGTACGACCAATATGGGCTGCCCAAGGTCAACAGCGCTCATAGACCGGCCCTGGTTGCTGTGCACGATGCTTGCACCACCAGGCATGAAAGGCACGTTCAGGAAACTGTGCGAAAAATCCTGCACCAAATTGGATGCCGGATTGAAGAACTGCCTACCAGCTGCGACAAGACGGCATGCTGCGGATTTGGCGGTTTGCTGCAGTTTGCCAACCGCGGGCTGGCAGATGAGGTGATGAGGCGGCGCATAAACGAAAGCTCTGCTGACTATGTTGCTTACTGTGCCATCTGCCGGGACAATTTTGCTGCCAAAGGTAAAAAAACCTATCACCTGCTGGATTTGATTTACGGTGAAGCAGATGCTGCTGCCCCTGCCAAACGCGGGCCGGGTTACTCACAGCGGCGTGAAAACAGGGTCAGGTTGAAAAATAAAATGCTTAAAGAGGTTTGGGGAGAAAGGGTAGCAGCAGAAAAAATGTCCTTTGAAGCAATAAACTTGATTATCCCCGCCGCAGTGAACGAAGTCATGGAGGAACGCCTGATCCTGGTGGAAGATGTCCAGAAAGTGATAGAGTATGCCGAGAGAACAGGTAACAAACTGTTGATCCGTAATAACGGCCATGTTTTGGCCTGTCACAGGCCGGTAGCCATTACCTACTGGGTAGAGTACACACCGCAGGAGGACGGTTTTACTATCCACAATGCCTACTCGCACCGGATGGAAGTAAAGGGTAATCATTAA
- a CDS encoding DVU_1557 family redox protein, whose amino-acid sequence MSQAKGQSDGKVIECMKCGIVLEPGKVEVAYLNNKFSVELLKCPKCGMVYIPEELATGKMLEVEKAMEDK is encoded by the coding sequence ATGAGCCAAGCAAAGGGCCAATCGGATGGAAAGGTTATAGAATGTATGAAATGCGGTATTGTTTTGGAGCCGGGAAAAGTTGAAGTTGCGTATTTGAATAACAAATTTTCTGTTGAATTGCTTAAATGCCCTAAATGCGGCATGGTTTACATCCCGGAAGAACTGGCCACCGGTAAAATGCTGGAAGTGGAAAAAGCCATGGAAGATAAGTAA
- the trsM gene encoding DVU_1556 family methyltransferase, producing the protein MSTEKICRIYEGHAVRQVTGDSIRPGGLSLTDRAINICALPPGSKILDVGCGTGATVEHLIDKYKLNAVGVDPSAVLLEKGRQRRSDLPIFQAVGECLPFAQGDMDCIFAECSLSLMINVDLALSEFHRVLKNNGLLVISDIYARNPEGVCRLRSLPVESCLKGAMSKEGLIKRIDSAGFKIKLWEDHSDLLKELTFQLIMAHGSLENFWQSTSPGELDVIKIKQIIAKSGPGYFLLIAAKQERD; encoded by the coding sequence ATGTCTACCGAGAAAATATGCCGCATTTATGAAGGCCATGCTGTAAGACAAGTCACCGGCGATAGCATCAGGCCAGGCGGGTTAAGTTTGACTGACCGTGCCATAAATATATGTGCCTTGCCGCCCGGGTCCAAAATCCTGGACGTTGGTTGCGGAACAGGTGCAACAGTTGAACATTTAATAGATAAATATAAATTAAATGCAGTTGGTGTGGATCCATCGGCTGTTCTTTTAGAAAAGGGGCGCCAAAGAAGAAGTGATTTACCCATATTTCAGGCTGTGGGCGAATGCCTGCCCTTTGCCCAGGGTGACATGGACTGTATTTTTGCCGAGTGCTCACTTTCATTAATGATTAATGTTGATCTGGCCCTGTCAGAATTCCACCGTGTTTTAAAAAATAACGGGCTGCTGGTTATTTCAGATATTTATGCCCGTAATCCAGAAGGGGTTTGCCGGTTGCGAAGTTTACCGGTAGAAAGTTGCCTGAAGGGGGCTATGTCCAAGGAGGGATTAATCAAGAGAATTGATAGTGCAGGGTTTAAAATTAAATTATGGGAAGATCACAGCGACCTGCTGAAAGAACTAACTTTTCAATTAATCATGGCCCATGGTTCCCTGGAAAATTTCTGGCAAAGCACTTCCCCAGGGGAGCTTGACGTTATAAAAATTAAACAGATCATCGCCAAGTCCGGACCGGGTTATTTTTTGCTTATCGCTGCCAAACAAGAAAGGGATTGA
- a CDS encoding DVU_1555 family C-GCAxxG-C-C protein, whose translation MSQEMFRMFELAQQGFACSQILLIMGLEAQGKSNTELVRAMTGLAGGMGFSGDTCGALTGGACLMGLFAGKGSPEEQAHDEFDLMVSELVDWFKQRMGEEFGGITCGAILGDDLPYKAVSVGCGNIVSATYDKAKEIMLKYGIVPAEAKA comes from the coding sequence ATGTCTCAAGAAATGTTCCGCATGTTTGAATTGGCCCAGCAGGGGTTTGCTTGCAGCCAAATTTTATTAATTATGGGACTGGAAGCCCAGGGAAAAAGCAATACGGAACTGGTAAGGGCTATGACAGGGTTAGCCGGAGGCATGGGCTTTAGCGGTGATACTTGTGGTGCTTTAACCGGCGGGGCCTGTTTGATGGGTCTTTTTGCCGGCAAAGGTTCTCCCGAAGAACAAGCCCACGATGAATTTGACTTAATGGTTTCAGAACTGGTTGACTGGTTTAAACAACGGATGGGAGAAGAATTCGGCGGGATTACCTGTGGCGCTATTCTGGGAGACGATCTGCCATATAAAGCAGTTTCTGTCGGGTGTGGCAATATAGTCAGTGCCACCTACGATAAAGCAAAAGAGATAATGTTAAAATACGGAATTGTTCCTGCCGAGGCAAAAGCATGA
- the trsS gene encoding radical SAM (seleno)protein TrsS, giving the protein MSEQDLTLNSTESVCPHCLTRIPARKVLRGENVFLIKSCPEHGTTETVLWRGLPDYRTWARPKIPSQPTRCFTEVAQGCPFDCGLCPDHRQHSCTVLLEITQRCNLGCAFCFADAGASPSADPGLEVIKGYFETLLLAGGPFNIQLSGGEPTLRDDLPEIIRLGRSLGFNFIQLNTNGLRLAEEPSFVKKCRDAGLSSIFLQFDGTSDEIYRVLRGRPILKQKILAIENCAKYNIGVVLVPTLVPGVNIHNIGAIIDLALSYLPAVRGVHFQPVSYFGRYPKPPADNHRITIPEVIREIALQSYGKIKADSFKPPGCENALCSFHGNFVLMPGGELRSWTKHEGCCGTAEKAEAGAAKARNFVAKYWSAPEIKSISVSTGGGAFSLWDAFIERARTHSFSISGMAFQDVWNLDLDRLKDCCIHVMSPAGKLVPFCAYNLTDSEGRPLYRQRRSKNGNDSAKQLDCP; this is encoded by the coding sequence ATGAGTGAACAAGACCTAACGTTAAACAGTACGGAAAGTGTTTGTCCCCATTGTCTTACCAGGATACCGGCCCGTAAGGTGCTGCGGGGGGAAAATGTTTTTCTGATTAAAAGCTGTCCGGAACATGGTACCACTGAAACTGTTCTTTGGAGGGGATTGCCGGATTACCGGACATGGGCCAGGCCCAAAATACCGTCGCAGCCCACAAGGTGTTTTACAGAGGTGGCGCAGGGGTGTCCCTTTGACTGCGGCCTTTGCCCTGATCACAGGCAGCACAGTTGCACGGTTTTGTTGGAAATTACTCAAAGATGTAATTTGGGCTGTGCCTTTTGCTTTGCCGATGCCGGAGCCAGCCCGTCGGCAGACCCCGGCCTGGAGGTTATTAAAGGCTATTTTGAAACGTTATTGCTGGCCGGCGGTCCCTTTAACATTCAATTGTCCGGCGGCGAACCCACTCTGCGGGACGATTTGCCGGAGATTATAAGGCTTGGCAGGTCGCTTGGTTTTAACTTTATTCAGCTTAATACCAACGGGTTGCGGCTGGCCGAAGAGCCATCTTTTGTTAAAAAGTGCAGAGATGCCGGCTTATCCTCGATCTTCCTCCAGTTTGACGGTACTTCTGATGAGATATACCGTGTTTTAAGGGGTAGGCCCATATTAAAACAAAAGATATTGGCCATTGAAAATTGTGCCAAATACAATATAGGGGTAGTACTGGTGCCTACCCTGGTGCCGGGGGTTAATATACACAATATCGGAGCCATTATTGACTTGGCCCTTAGTTATTTGCCAGCCGTCAGGGGAGTTCATTTTCAGCCGGTCAGTTATTTCGGTCGTTACCCCAAGCCGCCGGCTGATAACCACCGCATTACCATACCTGAGGTGATTAGGGAGATTGCCCTGCAAAGTTACGGCAAAATAAAAGCCGACAGTTTTAAACCTCCCGGTTGTGAAAACGCATTATGTTCCTTCCACGGAAACTTTGTGCTGATGCCCGGTGGCGAACTGCGTTCCTGGACCAAGCACGAAGGCTGCTGCGGTACTGCGGAAAAGGCCGAAGCGGGAGCGGCTAAAGCCAGAAACTTTGTGGCGAAATACTGGTCTGCCCCGGAAATAAAAAGTATTTCAGTTAGCACAGGCGGTGGGGCTTTTTCCCTTTGGGATGCCTTTATAGAAAGAGCTCGCACCCACTCCTTCAGTATTTCCGGTATGGCCTTTCAGGATGTCTGGAATCTGGATTTAGACAGGCTCAAGGACTGCTGCATTCATGTTATGTCCCCCGCAGGCAAATTGGTTCCTTTTTGTGCTTATAATTTAACCGACAGCGAAGGTCGACCATTGTATCGGCAAAGGAGATCAAAAAATGGAAATGACTCCGCTAAACAACTGGATTGCCCGTAA
- a CDS encoding DVU_1553 family AMP-dependent CoA ligase, whose protein sequence is MEMTPLNNWIARKIGVNVSGLTRENIEKYQLQKLRAILELVKNKSVFYRKALADFKTESLTCLAGLKYISYTTAEEIRNNPLHFLCVSQDQICRVVTLQSSGTTGEPKRLYFTKEDQELTIDFFHIGMSTLVVPGDRVLILLPGKLPGSVGDLLAKGLSRLGVKGIHHGLVTDPGRTLQIMLEQEVNALVGIPTQVLSLARYRDEDGNNIPLKLKSVLLSTDYVPQAITRELQQSWDCRVYSHYGMTEMGFGGAVECQALAGYHLREADLYFEIINPVTGLPVPEGEEGEVVFTTLTRQGMPLIRYRTGDRARFIPEPCPCGTILKRMAPVTGRLNNVCQVAGGLLTMSDLDEALFPVAGLLNFQASLSCPEGIDRLTVGVWLNGEANMTAIRKALDTIPLIHSATKQGNLEVNITILPGGVPASGAKRIITDLRERGEINEKIVSGHVAAS, encoded by the coding sequence ATGGAAATGACTCCGCTAAACAACTGGATTGCCCGTAAAATTGGTGTTAACGTCAGTGGGCTGACCAGAGAAAATATAGAAAAATACCAGCTCCAAAAACTCCGTGCAATCTTGGAACTGGTTAAAAATAAAAGTGTCTTTTATCGGAAAGCCCTGGCTGATTTTAAGACTGAAAGCCTCACTTGCCTTGCCGGCTTGAAATATATTTCATACACTACAGCAGAAGAAATAAGAAATAACCCGCTACATTTTCTTTGTGTTTCTCAGGATCAAATCTGCAGGGTTGTTACCCTGCAGAGTTCCGGCACCACGGGGGAACCAAAAAGGCTATACTTTACCAAAGAAGACCAGGAATTAACCATTGATTTTTTCCATATCGGGATGTCCACCCTGGTAGTGCCCGGCGATAGGGTGCTGATCCTGCTGCCAGGCAAGCTGCCAGGCAGTGTCGGGGATTTACTGGCGAAGGGGTTAAGCAGATTAGGGGTAAAGGGTATTCACCACGGCCTGGTCACCGACCCGGGCCGCACACTGCAAATTATGCTTGAACAAGAGGTCAACGCCCTGGTGGGAATTCCCACCCAGGTGCTTTCCCTGGCAAGATACAGGGATGAGGACGGAAATAACATACCCCTCAAGTTAAAGAGTGTGCTCTTGAGCACAGATTATGTTCCACAGGCGATCACCCGGGAACTGCAGCAAAGCTGGGACTGCCGGGTCTATAGCCATTACGGCATGACCGAGATGGGGTTTGGGGGCGCAGTAGAGTGTCAAGCCTTGGCCGGATATCACCTCAGGGAAGCAGACCTGTACTTTGAAATTATTAACCCTGTAACCGGTCTGCCGGTGCCGGAGGGCGAAGAGGGCGAGGTCGTATTCACTACCCTTACCAGGCAGGGAATGCCCCTTATCCGTTACCGCACCGGTGATCGGGCAAGGTTTATCCCGGAACCCTGTCCCTGTGGAACAATACTAAAGAGAATGGCACCGGTGACAGGTCGTCTCAATAACGTCTGCCAAGTGGCAGGCGGGTTGTTAACGATGAGTGATCTGGATGAAGCCCTTTTCCCGGTGGCCGGGCTATTGAATTTTCAAGCCAGCCTATCCTGCCCGGAGGGTATCGACAGGCTTACAGTCGGCGTCTGGTTAAATGGTGAAGCAAATATGACGGCAATCAGGAAGGCACTGGATACCATTCCATTGATTCATTCAGCTACAAAGCAGGGGAACCTGGAAGTAAATATAACAATACTGCCCGGGGGTGTCCCAGCCTCCGGTGCAAAACGGATTATTACGGACCTGAGGGAACGGGGGGAAATAAATG